From Anoplopoma fimbria isolate UVic2021 breed Golden Eagle Sablefish unplaced genomic scaffold, Afim_UVic_2022 Un_contig_13257_pilon_pilon, whole genome shotgun sequence, the proteins below share one genomic window:
- the dtd1 gene encoding D-aminoacyl-tRNA deacylase 1 — protein MRAIIQRVTKATVTVGEEEISSIGRGLCVLLGVSVEDTQKDVDYIVRKILNLRLFEDESGRAWTKSVMDRDFEVLCVSQFTLQCVLKGNKPDFHSAMPAELAQPFYSSILENMRSSYKPELIKDGKFGAYMQVHIQNDGPVTVELTSPTGPSDPRQLSKQEKQQQRKEKTRSKGPSESSREKGAGRSRRDPNASSGADGDVSSEREP, from the exons ATGAGAGCGATCATCCAGAGGGTCACCAAGGCGACCGTGACAG TGGGAGAAGAGGAGATCAGTTCCATAGGACGAGGACTGTGTGTGCTGCTGGGAGTGTCGGTGGAGGACACCCAGAAGGATGTGGACTACAT AGTACGAAAGATCCTGAACCTGCGGCTGTTTGAGGACGAGAGCGGCCGGGCCTGGACCAAGAGTGTGATGGACCGGGACTTTGAGGTGCTGTGTGTGAGCCAGTTCACTCTGCAGTGTGTTCTGAAAGGCAACAAGCCAGACTTCCACTCCGCCATGCCCGCAGAGCTGGCCCAGCCCTTCTACAGCAGCATCCTGGAGAACATGAGGAGCAGCTACAAGCCGGAGCTCATTAAGG ACGGGAAGTTTGGAGCCTACATGCAGGTCCACATTCAAAACGACGGACCTGTTACTGTTGAATTGACGTCACCTACCGGACCCTCAGACCCCAGACAG CTGTCAAagcaggagaagcagcagcagaggaaagagaagacgCGCTCCAAGGGCCCCTCGGAGTCCAGCAGGGAGAAAGGAGCCGGACGCTCCCGACGGGACCCCAACGCCAGTAGTGGGGCCGACGGGGACGTGTCATCAGAGAGGGAGCCCTAG